A window of the Streptomyces sp. Ag109_O5-10 genome harbors these coding sequences:
- a CDS encoding chaplin, protein MKNLKKAAAVTMVAGGIVAAGAGMASAHTGGSHADGRAQGSPGVVSGNVIQAPVHVPVNVVGNSVNVIGVLNPAFGNLGLNH, encoded by the coding sequence GTGAAGAACCTGAAGAAGGCAGCGGCCGTGACGATGGTGGCCGGCGGGATCGTGGCCGCGGGCGCGGGGATGGCCTCCGCCCACACCGGCGGTTCCCACGCCGACGGCCGCGCCCAGGGCTCTCCCGGCGTCGTCTCCGGCAACGTCATCCAGGCCCCGGTGCACGTTCCCGTCAACGTCGTCGGCAACAGCGTCAACGTCATCGGCGTGCTGAACCCGGCCTTCGGCAACCTCGGCCTCAACCACTGA
- a CDS encoding ABC transporter ATP-binding protein, whose product MSDVLELQDVSVVREGRALVDQVSWSVKEGERWVILGPNGAGKTTLLNVASSYLFPSKGTATILGDTLGKVDVFDLRPRIGMAGVAMAEKLPKRQTVLETVLTAAYGMTAHWQEEYDEVDEQRARAFLDRLGMTDYVDRKFGTLSEGERKRTLIARALMTDPELLLLDEPAAGLDLGGREDLVRRLGRLARDPIAPSMIMVTHHVEEIAPGFTHVLMIRQGKVLAAGPLELELTSRNLSLCFGLPLVVEQLGDRWTAHGLPLS is encoded by the coding sequence ATGAGCGATGTTCTGGAGCTTCAGGACGTATCCGTGGTCCGGGAGGGCCGGGCTCTGGTGGACCAGGTCTCCTGGTCGGTGAAGGAGGGCGAGCGCTGGGTCATCCTCGGCCCCAACGGCGCCGGCAAGACCACCCTCCTCAACGTCGCGTCCAGCTACCTCTTCCCCAGCAAGGGCACCGCCACCATCCTCGGCGACACCCTCGGCAAGGTCGACGTCTTCGACCTGCGCCCGCGCATCGGCATGGCCGGCGTCGCCATGGCCGAGAAGCTCCCCAAGCGCCAGACCGTCCTGGAGACCGTGCTCACCGCCGCCTACGGCATGACCGCCCACTGGCAGGAGGAGTACGACGAGGTCGACGAGCAGCGCGCCCGCGCCTTCCTGGACCGCCTCGGCATGACCGACTACGTGGACCGGAAGTTCGGCACCCTCTCCGAGGGCGAGCGCAAGCGCACCCTGATCGCCCGCGCCCTGATGACCGACCCCGAGCTCCTCCTCCTCGACGAACCCGCCGCCGGACTCGACCTCGGCGGCCGCGAGGACCTGGTCCGCCGCCTCGGCCGGCTCGCCCGCGACCCGATCGCCCCGTCCATGATCATGGTCACCCACCATGTCGAGGAGATCGCCCCCGGCTTCACCCACGTCCTGATGATCCGCCAGGGCAAGGTCCTCGCCGCCGGCCCGCTGGAACTCGAACTCACCTCCCGCAACCTCTCCCTCTGCTTCGGCCTCCCGCTCGTCGTCGAGCAGCTCGGCGACCGCTGGACCGCCCACGGACTG
- a CDS encoding GAF domain-containing sensor histidine kinase produces MSQGPRSGLAAVSSALLAMSRHLEVRDVLKTIVASARELLDAQYAALGVPDDHGGFAQFVVDGVTDAQWKAIGPLPRQHGILAAMLREAKVERLADVRTDPRFEGWPSAHPDMSDFLGLPIRDGDEVIGALFLANKLRPVEAHPAQDACPEPEGGCGFTAEDEELLSILAQHAAIALTNARLYERSRELTIAEERSRLAHELHDAVSQKLFSLRLTAQAAAALVDRDPSRAKGELQQVAVLAAEAVDELRAAVVELRPAALDEDGLLATLRTQVQVLDRAHTARVTFAAAGFRALPAAQEEALLRVAQEALHNALRHSGAEHVDVTVNRRGGGAVLRVTDDGSGFDPHLTRRAGRHLGLVSMRDRASGVGGTLTVESAPGKGTTIEMEVPGG; encoded by the coding sequence ATGAGTCAAGGTCCCCGGTCCGGTCTGGCGGCGGTGAGTTCCGCGCTGCTGGCCATGAGCAGGCACCTGGAGGTGCGCGACGTCCTCAAGACGATCGTCGCCTCCGCCCGTGAGCTGCTCGACGCCCAGTACGCCGCGCTGGGGGTGCCGGACGACCACGGCGGCTTCGCCCAGTTCGTCGTCGACGGCGTCACCGACGCCCAGTGGAAGGCCATCGGCCCGCTCCCGCGCCAGCACGGCATCCTCGCCGCCATGCTGCGCGAGGCGAAGGTCGAGCGGCTGGCAGACGTCCGCACGGACCCCCGCTTCGAGGGCTGGCCCTCCGCCCACCCCGACATGTCCGACTTCCTGGGCCTGCCGATCCGGGACGGCGACGAGGTCATCGGCGCCCTCTTCCTCGCCAACAAGCTGAGGCCTGTGGAGGCACACCCCGCACAGGACGCGTGCCCCGAGCCCGAGGGCGGCTGCGGCTTCACGGCCGAGGACGAGGAACTGCTCTCCATCCTCGCCCAGCATGCGGCCATCGCCCTCACCAACGCCCGCCTCTACGAGCGCAGCCGCGAGCTGACCATCGCCGAGGAGCGCTCCCGGCTCGCCCACGAGCTGCACGACGCGGTGAGCCAGAAGCTCTTCTCGCTCCGCCTGACCGCCCAGGCCGCCGCCGCCCTGGTCGACCGCGACCCCTCCCGCGCCAAGGGCGAGCTGCAGCAGGTCGCCGTGCTCGCCGCCGAGGCCGTCGACGAGCTGCGGGCCGCCGTCGTCGAGCTGCGCCCCGCCGCCCTCGACGAGGACGGCCTGCTCGCCACCCTGCGCACCCAGGTCCAGGTCCTCGACCGCGCCCACACCGCGCGCGTGACCTTCGCCGCCGCCGGATTCCGCGCCCTGCCCGCCGCCCAGGAGGAGGCCCTGCTCCGGGTCGCGCAGGAAGCACTGCACAACGCCCTGCGGCACTCCGGGGCCGAGCACGTCGACGTGACGGTGAACCGGCGCGGCGGTGGCGCCGTCCTGCGGGTCACCGACGACGGCAGCGGCTTCGACCCGCACCTCACCCGGCGCGCTGGACGCCACCTCGGCCTGGTCTCCATGCGGGACCGGGCGAGCGGCGTCGGCGGCACGCTGACCGTGGAATCGGCGCCCGGCAAGGGCACCACGATCGAGATGGAGGTCCCCGGTGGCTGA
- a CDS encoding response regulator transcription factor produces MADAIRVLLVDDHQVVRRGLRTFLEVQDDIEVVGEAADGAEGVERAQELTPDVVLMDVKMPGLDGVAALRRLRELDNPARVLIVTSFTEQRTVVPALRAGAAGYVYKDVDPDALATAIRSVHAGHVLLQPEVAGALLTQEEATSGQGRGGSLTEREREVLGLIADGRSNREIARALVLSEKTVKTHVSNILMKLDLADRTQAALWAVRHGVTG; encoded by the coding sequence GTGGCTGACGCAATCCGGGTGCTGCTGGTCGACGACCACCAGGTCGTCCGTCGGGGCCTGCGCACCTTCCTGGAGGTCCAGGACGACATCGAGGTCGTCGGCGAGGCCGCCGACGGCGCCGAAGGGGTCGAGCGCGCCCAGGAGCTGACCCCCGACGTCGTCCTCATGGACGTCAAGATGCCCGGCCTGGACGGCGTGGCGGCACTGCGCAGGCTCCGCGAACTCGACAACCCCGCGCGCGTGCTGATCGTCACCAGCTTCACCGAGCAGCGCACGGTGGTCCCGGCCCTGCGCGCGGGCGCCGCCGGATACGTCTACAAGGACGTCGATCCCGACGCGCTCGCCACCGCCATCCGCTCGGTGCACGCCGGGCACGTCCTGCTCCAGCCCGAGGTGGCAGGCGCCCTGCTCACCCAGGAGGAGGCCACCTCCGGCCAGGGCCGGGGCGGCTCGCTCACCGAGCGGGAGCGCGAGGTGCTGGGGCTGATCGCCGACGGCCGCTCCAACCGGGAGATAGCGCGTGCCCTGGTGCTGTCCGAGAAGACCGTCAAGACGCACGTCTCGAACATCCTGATGAAACTCGACCTCGCCGATCGCACGCAGGCCGCTCTGTGGGCCGTTCGCCATGGCGTGACCGGCTGA